One genomic segment of Pseudanabaena sp. ABRG5-3 includes these proteins:
- a CDS encoding IS5 family transposase — translation MEATKKSYPTDLTDSQWELVKDLIPAAGTGGRKRTVDIRAVLSAIFYINAAGCAWRMLPHNFPVWQTVYHYFRQWRITNTWQEINAKLQQWYRVSEGREATPSAGCIDSQSTKIASRLASPEAVGIDGNKLVNGRKRNLLVDTLGLMMIVVVTAANVNDRKGATMILDNLNQRRDQFPRLSTIWVDRGYSGKAFILAILHTFYWCLQVVVPPVGQKGFVVQQKRWVVERTFAWFSRFRRLTREYELLPETSEAFFYVSMIQILLNRLA, via the coding sequence ATGGAAGCAACAAAGAAATCATACCCCACAGACCTAACCGATAGCCAATGGGAATTGGTAAAAGACTTGATTCCTGCCGCAGGAACAGGAGGACGAAAAAGGACAGTAGATATTAGAGCCGTACTCAGTGCTATTTTCTACATCAACGCCGCAGGATGTGCATGGCGAATGCTGCCCCACAACTTTCCTGTATGGCAGACTGTCTATCATTACTTTCGCCAATGGCGAATTACCAACACATGGCAAGAGATCAACGCTAAATTACAACAATGGTATCGAGTTAGTGAAGGAAGAGAAGCAACGCCCAGTGCAGGTTGTATTGACAGTCAATCAACCAAAATTGCTAGTCGATTAGCATCTCCAGAAGCTGTTGGTATTGATGGCAACAAATTGGTCAATGGTCGCAAACGTAATCTGCTTGTGGATACTCTGGGTCTAATGATGATCGTGGTAGTTACGGCGGCAAATGTCAATGACCGTAAGGGTGCAACCATGATTTTGGATAATCTTAACCAAAGGCGTGACCAATTCCCTCGTCTATCAACGATTTGGGTGGATCGTGGCTATAGCGGTAAAGCTTTCATTCTGGCGATTCTGCATACTTTTTACTGGTGTTTACAGGTTGTCGTTCCTCCTGTTGGGCAAAAAGGCTTTGTTGTCCAACAGAAGCGCTGGGTTGTCGAACGTACATTTGCTTGGTTTTCTCGCTTTCGTCGCCTCACCAGAGAATACGAACTTTTACCTGAAACTTCTGAGGCTTTTTTCTATGTCAGCATGATTCAAATCCTCCTCAATCGTCTTGCTTAA
- a CDS encoding helix-turn-helix domain-containing protein — MERLKITLTNTDYRQCVALCLKGNSHASTINRAQVLLALHDGADISEVMRVLRVKRTRLWRLRKQYLQGGLNDALADRRRRS; from the coding sequence ATGGAAAGACTAAAAATCACCCTCACTAACACCGATTATCGCCAATGTGTGGCTCTATGCCTAAAAGGTAATAGTCATGCATCAACCATCAATCGCGCACAGGTATTACTAGCTCTGCATGACGGAGCTGACATCTCAGAAGTAATGCGAGTACTGCGGGTTAAAAGAACCCGTCTATGGCGATTGCGGAAGCAATACCTGCAAGGTGGATTAAATGATGCCTTAGCAGATCGGCGGCGGCGATCGTGA
- a CDS encoding SDR family NAD(P)-dependent oxidoreductase, with protein MAGNLKGKVALVTGASRGIGKGIAIGLGESGALVYITGRSVNQTDSIDSISGSLLETKSAVEKAGGICVVVPVDHSDDKQIKSLFEQINREQNGQLDLLVNNAYGGVRSLIDATGKPFWESDLSLWDACNQVGLRSHYVASHFAAKMMTQRKQGLNVTISSWGGLAPIFGVAYGTGKSACDRLAAEMAVELKPFNVASISLWPGIVGTEQFHQLAGESLEGTESNLGVSAIADKFNWETPLFVGRVIAALCNDSNLMQRNGKVQIVAELANYYGVVDEYGHCPASLRSLRFLLPQGLPMLKSRAKLIPDLRVPWWLILLAILKSPKI; from the coding sequence ATGGCAGGAAATTTAAAAGGGAAAGTTGCCTTGGTAACAGGGGCTTCACGGGGAATTGGAAAAGGTATTGCTATTGGTTTGGGTGAATCTGGTGCGCTGGTTTATATCACAGGGCGTAGTGTGAATCAGACAGATTCTATAGATTCTATTTCGGGAAGCTTGCTAGAAACTAAATCCGCAGTCGAAAAAGCAGGTGGGATTTGTGTTGTAGTTCCCGTTGATCACAGTGATGATAAGCAAATTAAATCTCTATTTGAGCAAATTAATCGGGAACAAAATGGACAATTGGATCTATTGGTGAATAATGCTTATGGTGGCGTGCGATCGCTAATTGATGCCACGGGTAAACCATTTTGGGAATCGGATCTTAGTCTTTGGGATGCTTGTAATCAAGTCGGTTTGCGAAGTCACTATGTGGCAAGTCATTTTGCTGCGAAGATGATGACCCAACGCAAGCAAGGTTTGAACGTGACGATTTCTTCTTGGGGTGGCTTAGCTCCTATCTTTGGTGTTGCCTATGGTACTGGTAAATCTGCTTGCGATCGCCTTGCGGCTGAGATGGCTGTTGAACTAAAGCCTTTTAATGTTGCTTCAATTTCACTTTGGCCGGGGATTGTCGGCACTGAACAGTTTCATCAGTTGGCGGGCGAAAGCCTTGAGGGTACTGAGAGCAATCTTGGTGTCAGTGCGATCGCTGATAAGTTTAATTGGGAAACTCCTTTATTTGTCGGTAGAGTTATTGCTGCCCTATGTAATGACTCGAACCTGATGCAGAGAAATGGTAAAGTTCAAATTGTGGCGGAACTAGCAAATTATTATGGAGTAGTTGATGAATATGGTCATTGCCCTGCTTCGTTACGATCCCTCAGATTTTTATTGCCACAAGGTTTACCGATGCTTAAATCTAGAGCCAAGTTAATTCCAGATCTTCGAGTTCCGTGGTGGTTAATCCTTTTAGCAATTCTTAAGTCTCCAAAAATTTGA